One region of Ananas comosus cultivar F153 linkage group 9, ASM154086v1, whole genome shotgun sequence genomic DNA includes:
- the LOC109715683 gene encoding probable glycosyltransferase At5g03795, with protein MMRDSSSSSSSSSSSSSSSSSSTMPWVHGMCVVLSLMVVSLVVLLFFDPNTTPSYNWFSSTHPPPPPPLNPNPKRSVGGGGGALMATISSSFSHNNGGVDTNNNNNNNNNNNNNNNNSYNNGDGHVHVGFYNGGLEYYHFNASYVSPAPAPAPAPAPAPAQATTYIEDSISKHTTPPSRQHRRDVNLERVELDLARARTAIREAVQKANNGSEIEDSDYVPKGPVYRNAHAFHRSYLEMEKLFKVYVYPEGEPPIFHDGPCRSIYSTEGRFIHGMEQENRLRTTDPRLAHAYFLPFSVVKMVKLIYEPNSHDMKPLRQTVLDYINVVASKYPYWNRSLGADHFMLSCHDWGPYVSSADPHLFSNSIRVLCNANTSEGFSPSKDVALPEINLKTDSTAGMLGGPSASRRPILAFFAGGNHGPVRPLLLQHWKDNDSDIRVTEYLPRGVSYYDMMRRSKFCLCPSGYEVASPRIVEAVYLECVPVTISDNYSLPFSDVLNWKSFSVQVSVGDIPNLKKILTGISPRQYIRMQRRARVVRRHFMVNNPPERFDVFHMILHSVWLRRLNVRIHAKD; from the exons ATGATGAGggactcttcttcttcttcttcttcttcatcatcatcctcatcatcttcttcttcttctactatGCCATGGGTGCATGGCATGTGTGTGGTGCTCTCCttaatggtggtctctctagtGGTGCTCCTCTTCTTTGATCCAAACACCACACCATCTTATAACTGGTTCTCTTCAAcacaccctcctcctcctcctcctttgaacccaaacccaaagagaagtgttggtggtggtggaggtgcTCTAATGGCCACtatctcttcctctttctcccaCAACAATGGTGGTGTTGAtactaacaacaacaacaacaacaacaacaataataacaacaacaataataatagttataacAATGGAGATGGGCATGTACATGTGGGGTTCTACAATGGTGGATTAGAGTATTATCACTTCAATGCTTCATATGTTTCTCCGGCTCCGGCACCGGCACCGGCACCGGCACCGGCACCGGCACAG GCAACAACATACATCGAGGATTCTATTTCAAAACATACAACTCCTCCTAGTAGGCAACATAGAAGAGATGTGAACCTAGAGAGGGTTGAACTTGATCTAGCCCGAGCCCGGACTGCTATCAGAGAAGCTGTTCAAAAAGCAAATAATGGATCTGAAATAGAGGATAGTGATTATGTTCCAAAAGGCCCGGTATACAGGAATGCACATGCATTTCACAG GAGTTACTTGGAAATGGAGAAGCTCTTCAAGGTCTATGTTTACCCGGAAGGGGAGCCGCCGATTTTCCACGACGGCCCCTGCCGAAGTATATATTCGACAGAGGGGCGGTTCATACACGGCATGGAGCAGGAGAACCGGCTGCGAACGACGGATCCGCGGCTCGCCCATGCATACTTCCTTCCTTTCAGTGTGGTGAAGATGGTTAAATTGATTTACGAGCCTAACTCGCACGACATGAAGCCCTTGCGACAGACCGTTCTCGATTACATCAATGTTGTCGCGAGTAAATACCCGTATTGGAATAGAAGCCTCGGCGCGGATCATTTCATGCTCTCCTGTCATGACTGG GGGCCTTACGTCTCGTCGGCCGATCCTCATCTGTTCTCCAACTCCATCCGTGTGCTCTGCAACGCGAACACGTCGGAGGGATTCAGCCCGTCGAAAGACGTCGCCCTCCCGGAGATCAACCTCAAGACCGACTCGACCGCGGGGATGCTCGGCGGGCCGTCCGCCTCCCGCCGCCCGATCCTCGCCTTCTTCGCGGGCGGCAACCACGGCCCCGTCCGGCCTCTCCTCCTGCAGCACTGGAAGGACAACGACAGCGACATCCGAGTCACCGAATACCTCCCGAGGGGGGTCTCCTACTACGACATGATGCGGAGGAGCAAGTTCTGCCTCTGCCCGAGCGGCTACGAGGTGGCGAGCCCGCGCATCGTCGAGGCGGTGTATCTCGAGTGCGTGCCCGTGACGATCAGCGACAATTACTCTTTGCCGTTCAGCGATGTCCTCAACTGGAAGTCGTTCTCGGTGCAGGTTTCGGTCGGAGACATCCCGAACCTGAAGAAGATTCTTACGGGCATCTCGCCGCGGCAGTATATAAGGATGCAGAGGAGGGCGAGGGTGGTGCGGAGGCACTTCATGGTGAATAACCCGCCGGAGCGGTTCGACGTGTTTCATATGATTCTGCATTCGGTGTGGCTTCGCAGGCTCAATGTGAGGATTCATGCAAAGGATTGA